A genomic region of Mesorhizobium sp. NZP2077 contains the following coding sequences:
- a CDS encoding urease subunit gamma, translating into MNLTPREKDKLLIAMAAIVARKRLERGVKLNHPEAIALITDFVVEGARDGRPVAELMEAGAHVVTRGQVMEGIAEMIHDVQVEATFPDGTKLVTVHEPIR; encoded by the coding sequence ATGAACCTGACACCGAGGGAAAAAGACAAGCTGCTGATCGCCATGGCGGCGATCGTGGCACGCAAGCGGCTGGAGCGCGGCGTCAAGCTCAACCATCCGGAAGCGATCGCGCTGATCACCGATTTCGTCGTCGAAGGCGCCCGCGACGGCCGCCCGGTGGCCGAACTGATGGAGGCCGGCGCTCATGTCGTCACCCGCGGGCAGGTGATGGAGGGCATCGCCGAAATGATCCATGACGTGCAGGTGGAAGCCACCTTCCCCGACGGCACCAAACTGGTGACCGTGCACGAGCCCATCAGATGA
- a CDS encoding DUF1272 domain-containing protein → MLDLRPNCECCDKDLPPEAADALICTFECTFCADCVEHVLDGVCPNCGGNFSGRPIRPAAMLKKYPASTKRVLKAEGCGPRKAA, encoded by the coding sequence ATGCTTGACCTGCGCCCGAACTGCGAGTGCTGCGACAAGGACCTGCCGCCGGAGGCGGCGGATGCGCTGATCTGCACCTTCGAGTGCACTTTCTGTGCCGATTGCGTGGAACATGTGCTGGACGGCGTCTGCCCCAATTGCGGCGGCAATTTTTCGGGCCGGCCGATCCGTCCCGCCGCGATGCTGAAGAAATATCCGGCTTCGACCAAGCGCGTCCTCAAGGCCGAGGGCTGCGGCCCGCGCAAGGCCGCGTGA
- a CDS encoding HupE/UreJ family protein — translation MIPAKRLSLSAILFLAAAMPAYAHVGIGTTSSFTAGFMHPLSGLDHMTVMIAVGLLAALKGGRAIWAWPAAFVGVMLGGAALGMAHVPVLFVEPGILASVVALGLLMALAIDLPILAGVAIIGLFALFHGHAHGTEVPENAGGFEYMAGFAVATALLHATGIAAGLSLGLRFRGLARVAGAACAAIGVGLAFGVV, via the coding sequence ATGATCCCTGCCAAACGACTGTCCCTCTCGGCGATCCTGTTTCTGGCCGCGGCCATGCCCGCCTACGCCCATGTCGGTATCGGTACGACGTCGTCCTTCACGGCCGGCTTCATGCATCCCTTGTCCGGCCTCGATCATATGACCGTGATGATCGCGGTCGGGTTGTTGGCTGCCCTCAAGGGCGGCAGGGCGATCTGGGCGTGGCCGGCAGCCTTTGTCGGCGTCATGCTTGGCGGCGCGGCCCTCGGCATGGCGCATGTGCCGGTGCTCTTCGTCGAGCCTGGCATACTGGCCTCCGTCGTGGCGCTTGGCCTGCTGATGGCGCTGGCCATCGACCTGCCCATCTTGGCCGGTGTCGCCATTATCGGCCTGTTCGCGCTGTTCCACGGCCATGCCCATGGCACCGAAGTGCCGGAAAACGCCGGCGGGTTCGAGTACATGGCCGGCTTTGCCGTCGCCACCGCGCTGCTTCATGCCACCGGCATCGCCGCCGGCCTGAGCCTCGGTCTCAGGTTCCGTGGTCTGGCCCGTGTCGCGGGCGCGGCCTGCGCGGCGATCGGCGTCGGCCTCGCCTTCGGCGTCGTGTGA
- a CDS encoding urease subunit beta, translating into MIPGEIIPVQGDIELNNGLPTVTLKVANSGDRPIQVGSHYHFYETNEGLKFDREQARGMRLDIAAGTAMRFEPGQERDVTLVPLGGKREVYGFQQKVMGKL; encoded by the coding sequence ATGATCCCCGGCGAAATCATCCCCGTTCAAGGCGACATCGAGCTCAACAACGGCCTGCCGACCGTCACGCTGAAAGTCGCAAACAGTGGCGACCGGCCGATCCAGGTCGGCAGCCACTACCATTTCTACGAAACCAATGAGGGGCTGAAGTTCGACCGCGAACAGGCGCGCGGCATGCGCCTCGACATCGCCGCCGGCACCGCCATGCGCTTCGAGCCCGGACAGGAACGCGACGTCACGCTGGTGCCGCTTGGCGGCAAGCGCGAGGTCTATGGATTCCAGCAGAAGGTGATGGGCAAGCTGTGA
- the ureC gene encoding urease subunit alpha, whose amino-acid sequence MMARITRAAYAQMYGPTVGDKVRLADTELFIEVEKDLTIHGEEVKFGGGKVIRDGMGQSQVSRAQGAVDTVITNALVVDASAGIFKADIGLRDGRIAAIGKAGNPDMQDGVTIIIGPGTEIIAGEGKILTAGGFDAHIHFICPQQIEEALMSGITTMLGGGTGPAHGTLATTCTPGPWHMARMIQSFDAFPMNIGLSGKGNASLPAALEEMVLGGACSLKLHEDWGTTPAAIDCCLSVADEYDVQVMIHTDTLNESGFVENTVAAIKGRTIHAFHTEGAGGGHAPDIIKVCGLPNVIPSSTNPTRPYTVNTLAEHLDMLMVCHHLSPSIPEDIAFAESRIRKETIAAEDILHDIGAFSIISSDSQAMGRVGEVAIRTWQTADKMKRQRGSLPQETGNNDNFRVRRYIAKYTINPAIAHGLSKDIGSIAVGKRADLVLWNPAFFGVKPDMVLIGGMIAAAPMGDPNASIPTPQPMHYRPMFGAYGKARTNSSVTFVSKAALESGLHGRLGVDKQFVAVENTRGGIGKHSMVLNDATPHVEVDPETYEVRADGELLTCQPATVLPMAQRYFLF is encoded by the coding sequence CTGATGGCCAGAATCACCCGCGCCGCCTACGCCCAGATGTACGGCCCGACCGTCGGCGACAAGGTCAGGCTGGCCGACACCGAACTCTTCATCGAGGTTGAAAAGGACCTCACCATTCACGGTGAAGAAGTGAAATTCGGCGGCGGCAAGGTGATCCGCGACGGCATGGGCCAGAGCCAGGTTTCCCGCGCCCAGGGCGCGGTCGATACCGTCATCACCAACGCCCTGGTGGTCGACGCCAGCGCCGGTATCTTCAAGGCCGATATCGGCCTCAGGGACGGCCGCATCGCCGCGATCGGCAAGGCCGGCAATCCGGACATGCAAGACGGTGTCACCATCATCATCGGCCCGGGCACCGAAATCATCGCCGGCGAGGGCAAGATCCTGACCGCCGGCGGCTTCGACGCGCATATTCACTTCATCTGCCCGCAGCAGATCGAGGAAGCGCTGATGAGCGGCATCACCACCATGCTCGGCGGCGGCACCGGCCCTGCGCATGGCACGCTGGCCACCACCTGCACGCCGGGACCTTGGCATATGGCGCGCATGATCCAGTCCTTCGACGCCTTTCCGATGAATATCGGCCTGTCGGGCAAGGGCAATGCGTCGTTGCCGGCGGCGCTGGAGGAAATGGTGCTGGGCGGCGCCTGTTCGCTGAAGCTGCATGAGGATTGGGGCACGACGCCGGCGGCCATCGACTGCTGCCTGTCGGTCGCCGACGAGTACGACGTCCAGGTGATGATCCACACCGACACCCTGAACGAATCGGGCTTTGTCGAAAACACGGTGGCGGCGATCAAGGGCCGCACCATCCACGCATTCCACACTGAGGGCGCCGGCGGCGGCCATGCGCCCGATATCATCAAGGTCTGCGGCTTGCCCAACGTCATCCCGTCGTCAACCAATCCAACGCGACCCTACACCGTCAATACGCTCGCCGAGCATCTCGACATGCTGATGGTCTGCCACCATCTGTCGCCGTCGATCCCCGAGGACATCGCCTTTGCCGAAAGTCGCATCCGCAAGGAGACAATCGCGGCGGAAGACATCCTGCACGACATCGGCGCCTTCTCGATCATCTCGTCGGACAGCCAGGCCATGGGCCGTGTCGGTGAAGTGGCGATCCGCACCTGGCAGACCGCCGACAAGATGAAGCGCCAGCGCGGTTCGCTGCCGCAGGAAACCGGCAACAACGACAATTTCCGCGTCCGCCGCTACATCGCCAAATACACCATCAACCCGGCCATCGCGCATGGGCTGTCGAAGGATATCGGCTCGATCGCGGTCGGCAAACGCGCCGACCTGGTGCTGTGGAATCCGGCCTTCTTCGGTGTGAAACCGGATATGGTGCTGATCGGCGGCATGATCGCCGCCGCCCCGATGGGCGACCCCAACGCCTCGATCCCGACGCCGCAGCCCATGCATTACCGGCCGATGTTCGGCGCCTATGGCAAGGCCAGGACCAACTCGTCGGTGACTTTCGTTTCGAAGGCAGCACTCGAGTCCGGCTTGCACGGGAGGCTTGGTGTCGACAAGCAGTTCGTGGCGGTCGAGAACACGCGCGGCGGCATCGGCAAACATTCGATGGTGCTCAACGACGCCACGCCGCATGTCGAGGTCGATCCCGAGACCTACGAAGTCCGCGCCGACGGCGAATTGCTGACCTGTCAGCCGGCGACGGTGCTGCCGATGGCGCAGCGGTATTTTCTGTTTTGA
- a CDS encoding DUF29 domain-containing protein, which yields MNKIQIQRRHKSTPIETDYAQWCAEQGALLREGRLSDLDRENLAEEIESLGRSDKREIANRLGTLLLHLLKWQFQAERRKAGWLLTIREQRYQIKKLIDESPSLKTYPGTQLSGEFEFARLKAIDETGMPERNFPVDCPYQIADVLNQEFFPGAPWLPDQLIRD from the coding sequence ATGAACAAGATCCAGATACAGCGGCGACATAAGTCTACACCCATTGAGACAGACTATGCTCAGTGGTGCGCCGAACAGGGCGCGCTATTGCGCGAAGGTCGTCTTTCCGACCTCGATCGCGAGAATCTTGCCGAGGAGATCGAGAGTTTGGGGCGGAGTGACAAGAGGGAGATTGCGAACAGACTTGGCACGCTGCTTTTGCATCTGCTGAAGTGGCAATTCCAGGCGGAACGACGCAAGGCAGGTTGGTTGCTCACCATTCGAGAGCAGCGGTATCAGATCAAGAAGCTGATCGACGAAAGTCCAAGCCTCAAGACCTATCCGGGAACGCAGCTTTCTGGCGAATTCGAGTTTGCCCGACTGAAAGCGATTGACGAAACGGGTATGCCCGAAAGGAATTTCCCCGTCGATTGTCCTTATCAAATTGCCGACGTGCTCAATCAGGAATTTTTCCCTGGCGCGCCTTGGTTGCCGGATCAACTCATTCGCGACTAG
- a CDS encoding glutathione S-transferase family protein has protein sequence MYKAIGSRGSRVSRVLWMLEELGQPYEFVEVKLRSPEAYALNPSGKVPILIDGELTVTDSAAICVYLADKHADKGMGANPGVAGRAEMDSWMHFAQSEFEAPLWNKLRHRFLLPREVRVDVGPAAAYDFASEAKALDRRLGDKNFALGERFSAVDVLLGDMGSWARAGKFPIESDRVNAYLDRVLARPARARAQANGGSMK, from the coding sequence ATGTACAAGGCCATCGGATCGCGGGGGTCCCGGGTCAGCCGCGTTCTCTGGATGCTCGAGGAACTCGGGCAGCCCTATGAATTCGTCGAGGTCAAACTGCGCTCGCCGGAAGCCTATGCGCTCAATCCGTCGGGTAAGGTGCCGATCCTTATCGACGGCGAGCTGACGGTGACGGATTCGGCGGCGATCTGCGTCTATCTGGCCGACAAGCACGCGGACAAAGGCATGGGCGCCAATCCAGGTGTCGCCGGCCGTGCCGAGATGGATTCCTGGATGCATTTTGCCCAGAGCGAGTTCGAGGCGCCGCTGTGGAACAAATTGCGCCACCGCTTCCTGCTGCCCAGGGAAGTGCGGGTCGATGTCGGCCCCGCGGCGGCCTATGATTTTGCTTCGGAAGCCAAGGCGCTGGACCGCCGGCTTGGCGACAAAAATTTTGCGCTCGGCGAGCGATTTTCCGCCGTCGACGTGTTGCTCGGCGACATGGGCAGTTGGGCCCGCGCCGGAAAATTTCCGATCGAGTCCGACCGCGTCAACGCCTATCTCGACCGCGTGCTGGCGCGGCCCGCCCGTGCGCGGGCACAAGCCAACGGAGGCTCCATGAAATGA
- a CDS encoding urease accessory protein UreE, protein MKLNLNTDFTKFPRAVSVLPAGNAGKTAPSGQAVLPHDERHLRRRAIELADGSKVLVDLPEPVALNDGDRLVLEDGRHVEILAAPEEVYDIRARDGVHLTELAWHIGNRHLAAGIEADRIVILRDHVIKAMLEGLGATVREVSEPFKPVRGAYSGHGGGHGHDHGHDHSHAEAHAHSHGEAHSHSHSESHSHAHSHSHAGHHHDHD, encoded by the coding sequence ATGAAGCTCAACCTCAACACCGACTTCACCAAATTCCCGCGCGCCGTCTCCGTACTGCCCGCCGGCAATGCCGGAAAAACGGCGCCCTCCGGCCAAGCGGTTCTCCCTCATGACGAGCGGCATCTGCGCCGCCGTGCCATCGAACTTGCCGACGGCAGCAAGGTGCTGGTCGACCTGCCCGAACCCGTTGCCCTGAACGATGGCGACCGACTGGTGCTGGAGGATGGCCGTCATGTCGAGATCCTTGCGGCGCCGGAGGAGGTCTATGACATCCGCGCCCGTGACGGCGTACATCTGACCGAGCTTGCCTGGCATATCGGCAACCGTCATCTCGCGGCAGGCATCGAGGCGGATCGCATCGTCATCCTGCGCGATCACGTCATCAAGGCGATGCTGGAGGGGCTTGGCGCCACGGTGCGCGAGGTCTCCGAACCGTTCAAGCCGGTTCGCGGCGCCTATTCCGGGCATGGCGGCGGCCATGGTCATGACCATGGCCACGATCACAGCCATGCCGAGGCGCACGCGCATAGCCATGGTGAGGCACATTCCCATTCGCACAGCGAATCGCATTCCCACGCTCACAGCCATTCGCACGCCGGCCATCACCACGATCATGACTGA
- a CDS encoding urease accessory protein UreF gives MTDQPSNIALLRLMAWLSPAFPVGGFAYSHGLERAVHDGLVADAASLAGWLETLVEMGSGWNDAVLFAESWRCARHAGDLDVVAALAEALAGSRERHTETMLQGSAFLKAAAAWPNPVLERLPAECPYCIAVGAIAGGNGIALQDALAAFLQTFFSNLVQATIRLGVVGQSEATTLLAGFEPLALATAARASRSTLDDLGGCAFVSDVMAMKHETQYSRLFRS, from the coding sequence ATGACTGACCAGCCTTCGAACATCGCCCTGCTGCGGCTGATGGCGTGGCTGTCGCCGGCCTTCCCGGTCGGCGGCTTTGCCTATAGCCACGGCCTGGAGCGCGCGGTGCATGATGGGTTGGTGGCCGATGCCGCCAGCCTTGCCGGCTGGTTGGAGACGCTGGTTGAAATGGGTTCAGGTTGGAACGATGCGGTGCTCTTTGCCGAGAGCTGGCGCTGCGCACGTCACGCCGGCGATCTCGACGTCGTCGCCGCACTGGCCGAGGCGCTCGCCGGCTCACGCGAGCGCCACACCGAGACCATGCTGCAAGGTTCAGCCTTCCTCAAGGCTGCCGCCGCCTGGCCCAATCCCGTGCTGGAGCGCTTGCCGGCCGAATGCCCCTATTGCATCGCTGTCGGCGCCATTGCCGGTGGCAATGGCATTGCGCTGCAGGATGCGCTGGCCGCCTTCCTGCAAACCTTCTTCTCCAATCTCGTCCAGGCGACGATCAGGCTCGGTGTCGTCGGCCAGAGCGAGGCCACCACACTTCTGGCCGGCTTCGAGCCGCTGGCTCTGGCGACCGCCGCCCGCGCGTCCCGTTCGACACTGGACGATCTCGGCGGCTGTGCCTTCGTCTCCGACGTCATGGCGATGAAGCACGAAACCCAGTATTCGCGGCTGTTCCGCTCATGA
- a CDS encoding DUF3995 domain-containing protein: MIVLAFGLSFVLLLITALHVYWGIGGIWPGRDAASCAHAVVGFRGVDEMPTPFASFAIAACLGLATLWPLALIGFFASPFPREGLAATALLIGLVFLGRGIAGFTPWWRRLAPEQPFARLDTSYYSPLCLLIGLGFAILAIMEFPT, from the coding sequence ATGATCGTCCTCGCCTTTGGCCTATCCTTCGTCCTGCTGCTGATCACCGCCCTGCATGTCTATTGGGGCATTGGCGGCATCTGGCCGGGCAGGGATGCGGCGTCCTGCGCCCACGCTGTTGTCGGTTTTCGCGGCGTCGATGAAATGCCGACGCCGTTCGCCAGCTTCGCCATTGCCGCCTGTCTCGGCCTGGCGACGCTCTGGCCGCTGGCGCTCATCGGCTTCTTTGCCTCGCCCTTCCCCAGGGAAGGCCTTGCCGCCACCGCGCTGCTCATCGGGCTGGTGTTCCTGGGGCGCGGCATAGCCGGCTTCACGCCGTGGTGGCGGCGGCTGGCGCCCGAGCAGCCTTTCGCGCGGCTCGATACCAGCTATTATTCGCCGCTCTGCCTGTTGATCGGGCTCGGCTTCGCCATCCTCGCCATCATGGAGTTCCCGACATGA
- the ureG gene encoding urease accessory protein UreG: protein MTQANGPLRIGIGGPVGSGKTTLTEKLCKALRDEFSIAVVTNDIYTREDAMMLARLQALPEDRIVGVETGGCPHTAIREDASINLQAIAELNRKFPDLDIIFIESGGDNLAATFSPDLADLTLYVISVCQGEEIPRKGGPAITRSDFLIINKSDLAPYVNVNLDVMESDAGRMRGKRPFGFTDLSRGKGLQEVIDFIVEHGGLRTAAATSTAA from the coding sequence ATGACCCAAGCCAACGGCCCTCTTCGCATCGGTATTGGCGGCCCTGTCGGTTCCGGCAAGACGACGCTCACCGAAAAACTCTGCAAGGCGCTGCGCGACGAATTCTCGATCGCGGTCGTCACCAACGATATCTACACCAGGGAAGACGCCATGATGCTGGCCCGGCTGCAGGCGCTGCCGGAGGACCGCATCGTCGGCGTCGAGACCGGCGGCTGCCCGCATACCGCCATCCGCGAAGACGCCTCGATCAATCTGCAGGCGATCGCCGAACTCAACCGGAAATTCCCCGATCTTGACATCATCTTCATCGAATCCGGTGGCGACAACCTGGCCGCCACCTTCTCGCCGGACCTTGCGGACCTGACGCTCTATGTCATCTCGGTCTGCCAGGGCGAGGAGATCCCGCGCAAGGGCGGACCGGCGATCACCCGCTCCGATTTCCTGATCATCAACAAGAGCGACCTGGCGCCCTATGTGAACGTCAACCTTGACGTGATGGAGAGCGACGCCGGCCGCATGCGCGGCAAGCGGCCGTTCGGCTTCACCGACCTTTCACGTGGCAAGGGGTTGCAGGAGGTCATCGATTTCATCGTCGAGCATGGCGGGCTGAGGACCGCGGCTGCCACCAGTACCGCAGCCTGA
- a CDS encoding class II aldolase and adducin N-terminal domain-containing protein: MSIARLQKETLTNLPYYEERVDLAAAFRWTARLNMHEAVANHFSLSVNEDGTKFLMNPNQVHFSRIKASDLLLIDANDPETLTGPNAPDPTAWGLHGAIHRNVPHARCAMHVHSIHATVLASLADSTLPPIDQNSAMFFNRHVVDAHYGGLAFEEEGERCSQLLTDPKVKVMVMGNHGVMVIGDTVADAFNRMFYFERAAETYIKALWTGRPLRTLSDAIAEKAASEMDDYPGQAERHLAELKAILDEQEPVYRN; this comes from the coding sequence ATGAGCATTGCCCGCCTGCAGAAAGAAACGCTGACCAACCTGCCCTACTATGAAGAGCGCGTCGATCTCGCCGCGGCCTTCCGCTGGACGGCGCGGCTCAACATGCATGAGGCGGTGGCCAATCATTTCTCGCTGTCGGTCAACGAGGACGGCACCAAATTCCTGATGAATCCCAACCAGGTGCATTTTTCGCGCATCAAGGCGAGCGACCTGCTGCTGATTGACGCCAACGATCCCGAAACGCTGACCGGCCCCAACGCGCCCGATCCGACCGCCTGGGGCCTGCACGGCGCCATCCACCGCAACGTGCCGCATGCGCGCTGCGCCATGCATGTGCACTCCATCCACGCCACGGTGCTGGCCTCGCTCGCCGACTCGACGCTGCCGCCGATCGACCAGAATTCGGCGATGTTCTTCAACCGCCATGTCGTCGACGCCCATTATGGCGGGCTGGCCTTCGAGGAAGAAGGCGAGCGTTGCTCGCAGCTTCTGACCGATCCCAAGGTCAAGGTCATGGTGATGGGCAATCACGGTGTGATGGTCATCGGCGACACGGTCGCCGATGCCTTCAACCGCATGTTCTATTTCGAGCGAGCCGCCGAGACCTATATCAAGGCGCTGTGGACCGGCCGGCCGCTGCGCACACTGTCCGACGCGATCGCCGAGAAGGCGGCGAGCGAGATGGACGACTATCCCGGCCAGGCCGAACGTCATCTCGCCGAGTTGAAGGCGATCCTCGACGAGCAGGAACCCGTCTACCGGAATTAA
- a CDS encoding HAD family phosphatase — MTPKAVFWDMDGTLVDSEPLHEAALVAAMRNVGLKPPADLHERVLGVAAWPVYEMMRDEFGLDLPFDDWIMRKYEHYLPLIEGLKPRPGAIEVFNELRALGVQQAVVSNSDRMIVDANLRMVGLFYPGMKTISRNDVRDGKPHAEPFLRAAYLADVDPAYAVAVDDSWPGAMAGLAAGMKTIFWPEKPMEGPPGAVVINSAEELRAELGL, encoded by the coding sequence ATGACACCGAAGGCGGTTTTCTGGGACATGGACGGCACGCTGGTCGACAGCGAGCCGCTCCACGAGGCGGCCCTGGTGGCGGCGATGCGCAATGTCGGTCTCAAGCCGCCTGCCGACCTGCATGAGCGCGTGCTCGGCGTCGCCGCCTGGCCGGTCTATGAAATGATGCGCGACGAATTCGGCTTGGACCTGCCCTTCGACGATTGGATCATGCGCAAATACGAGCACTATCTGCCGCTGATCGAGGGCCTAAAGCCGCGCCCTGGCGCCATCGAGGTCTTCAACGAATTACGAGCGCTTGGCGTACAGCAGGCGGTGGTCTCCAATTCGGACCGGATGATCGTCGACGCCAATCTGCGCATGGTCGGCCTCTTCTATCCCGGCATGAAGACGATCAGCCGCAACGACGTGCGCGATGGAAAACCGCACGCAGAGCCTTTCCTGCGCGCCGCCTATCTGGCCGATGTCGATCCCGCGTACGCGGTCGCGGTCGACGACAGCTGGCCGGGCGCCATGGCGGGGCTGGCGGCAGGCATGAAGACGATCTTCTGGCCGGAAAAGCCGATGGAAGGACCGCCCGGCGCCGTCGTCATCAACAGCGCCGAGGAATTGCGCGCCGAACTCGGCCTTTAA
- a CDS encoding sugar-binding transcriptional regulator has protein sequence MNTRQDGGSNRLDDAARAGWLYYVAGNTQDQIAATLGISRQTAQRLVSLAVSEGLIKVRVDHPIANCLDLAARLRSRFALDLVEVVPSDPNSSSTTIGIAEAAAAEIERRLRSPTPIVMGIGTGRTLKAAIEQLPPMECPQHKVVSLTGNISPDGSAAFYNVIFTMADRVKARSFPMPLPVIASSPEEREMLLNQPMIQPTLALAAEADVTFIGIGDLGPRAPLYEDGFISESELKALQKAGGVAEIVGWVFDREGRMIEGITNDRVSSASLPSREKSLVIALAMGERKLPGILAAANRRLINGLITDERTAAALLAAI, from the coding sequence GTGAATACCCGGCAGGACGGCGGCAGCAACAGGCTGGACGACGCGGCGCGCGCCGGCTGGCTTTATTATGTTGCCGGCAACACACAGGACCAGATCGCTGCCACGCTCGGCATTTCGCGGCAGACGGCGCAGCGACTAGTCTCGCTGGCGGTGTCGGAAGGCTTGATCAAGGTTCGTGTCGACCATCCGATCGCCAACTGCCTTGATCTCGCGGCCCGGCTGAGATCACGCTTCGCGCTCGACCTGGTCGAGGTGGTGCCGAGCGATCCGAATTCATCCTCCACCACCATCGGCATCGCCGAGGCTGCGGCCGCCGAGATCGAGCGGCGGCTGCGCTCGCCGACGCCGATCGTCATGGGCATCGGCACCGGGCGTACGTTGAAGGCGGCGATCGAACAATTGCCGCCGATGGAATGCCCGCAGCACAAGGTGGTCTCCTTGACCGGCAACATTTCGCCTGATGGTTCGGCCGCCTTCTACAACGTCATCTTCACCATGGCCGACCGGGTCAAGGCGCGCTCCTTCCCGATGCCGCTGCCGGTCATCGCCTCGTCGCCGGAGGAGCGCGAGATGCTGCTCAACCAGCCGATGATCCAGCCGACGCTGGCGCTGGCGGCGGAGGCCGACGTCACCTTCATCGGCATTGGCGATCTCGGTCCCAGGGCACCGCTCTACGAGGATGGCTTCATTTCCGAAAGCGAGTTGAAGGCGCTGCAGAAGGCTGGCGGCGTCGCCGAAATCGTCGGCTGGGTGTTCGACAGGGAAGGCCGCATGATCGAGGGGATCACCAACGACCGGGTGTCATCGGCGTCGTTGCCGTCACGCGAAAAATCACTTGTCATTGCGCTCGCCATGGGCGAGCGCAAGCTGCCGGGTATCCTGGCTGCGGCCAACCGGCGGCTGATCAACGGGCTCATCACCGATGAGCGGACGGCCGCGGCCCTTTTGGCCGCCATCTGA
- the gcvA gene encoding transcriptional regulator GcvA: MPDLSSPQLSQLPPLQAIRVFEAVARQLSFTKAAVELGMTQAAVSYQIKVLEERVGSPLFLRRPRQIELTEAGQRLAPAVSEAFAILGQAYAAARGGADGLLCVTTVLTFASNWLAHHLGSFQMAHPALAVRLETSSRLTDFAREDIDLAIRSGGGKWPGLEAHKLLDADFTPMLSPKLAASIGGVKEPADLLRLPILDPGDVWWTQWFETAGVHAHDLATRPGSSMGAQAYEANAAIAGHGVAILTRALFKAELAEGRLIQPFDLVGDDGHAYWLVYPEARRNVPKIRAFRDWLLAEIAC, translated from the coding sequence ATGCCCGATCTGAGCTCGCCACAGCTTTCGCAACTCCCGCCGCTGCAGGCGATTCGGGTGTTCGAAGCGGTGGCGCGGCAGCTTTCCTTCACCAAGGCCGCCGTGGAACTCGGCATGACACAAGCTGCGGTCAGCTATCAGATCAAGGTGCTGGAGGAGCGCGTCGGTTCACCGCTGTTCCTGCGCCGGCCGCGGCAGATCGAGTTGACCGAAGCCGGACAGCGCCTCGCGCCCGCCGTCAGCGAGGCCTTTGCCATTCTTGGCCAGGCCTATGCCGCGGCGCGCGGCGGCGCGGACGGGCTGTTGTGCGTCACCACGGTACTCACCTTTGCCTCGAACTGGCTGGCGCATCATCTGGGCTCGTTCCAGATGGCTCATCCCGCGCTTGCCGTGCGGTTGGAGACGTCGAGCCGGCTGACGGATTTCGCCCGCGAGGATATCGACCTCGCCATCCGCTCGGGCGGCGGCAAATGGCCGGGCCTGGAAGCCCACAAGCTGCTCGACGCCGATTTCACGCCGATGCTGAGCCCGAAGCTGGCGGCAAGCATCGGCGGCGTCAAGGAGCCGGCCGACCTGTTGCGGCTGCCGATCCTCGATCCGGGCGACGTCTGGTGGACGCAATGGTTCGAGACGGCAGGTGTGCACGCGCACGACCTTGCCACGCGGCCCGGCAGCAGCATGGGCGCGCAGGCCTACGAGGCCAATGCGGCCATTGCCGGTCACGGCGTGGCGATCCTGACCAGGGCGCTGTTCAAGGCGGAGCTCGCCGAAGGTCGCCTGATCCAACCGTTCGACCTGGTCGGCGACGACGGCCATGCCTACTGGCTGGTCTATCCCGAAGCGCGCCGCAACGTGCCGAAGATCCGCGCCTTCCGCGACTGGCTGCTGGCCGAGATCGCCTGCTGA